GACCCCCGATCATGAACGGGCCCCTGCACCCCCGGCCCCTGGTGGCACTGCTGGACGGCCGGGACTGCACGGTGGAGATGCCCATCCTGAAGGACGTGGCCACGGTGGCCTTCTGTGACGCGCAGTCCACGCAGGAGATCCACGAGAAGGTAATGGGGAGTGGCCTGTTGGTGCAGCAGGGGGACCGTGTCTCCATCACAGCAGCCCTTTCCCAGAAGCAGAACCTGGGGTCGGTATTGGAGGTGGACACTGGCGTCCCCTGTCCCCATCACCTGGGGCCTGCGCCACATGGTGGGCAGCATCCAGGCAGCTTTCGTGGTTCATGTTCTCAGATCAGCTGGTTCCCCGTGGTGGGAAGTCCATTAACCTGGTTTCTGTTTGTGGTCGCAGCCAACTGAGTCCTTGAGAACCACGTTTCTCCTGAGACAGCCTAGGAGCTTCGGAGAGCCAGCAGGGTCAGGAAAGGCCCAGACTCCGCGGGGATGGACAGGCCTCAGCAGCCGGCCTGGCATGTGGGCTGTGCTGAAAGCAGCGGCTCTGGCAGCCTTCTGGGCCAGCCGAGGATGGAGCCTGCTGGACCTCCCCCTGGCTCTCTGCTGGGGCCCTGGAGGGAGGATGAGCCGGAACCAAGTGCTCCCTTGTGTCTGCCGTCCAGCCCGGGACGTGCACCTCAGGCCCTGAGCGTGGATAGTCGGCGACCTGCACCGCCGCCCCGGGTGGCTGGTGGAACATGGGCATGCATTCTCTTGATGGGAAGAGACCACTGCCCTGGGCCTCAGATGGTCTCTATAAATGGTTTTGTAGCACAGTGTCTGTCACACAGTCTGAGGTGACCAGGCATTAGCAGAGGTGAGGACTTTGAGTGAAAGCCAGCAGAGATAAAGGTGCGAGGAGGGACCCCCGGGAGCTGCTGGGACGGCTGCTGTCACAACCGGGGCACAAAGACCGAGCTGGAGAGCAGCACGAGGACCTGCGAGTGTTCAAAGCAACGGACAGGACTAGGAGGATTCTGAGATGATCTGGAGCAAAGCTGAGAGTGAGGATTTACTGGGCAGACTTGGCAGCCAGTCGGGAATCGGGGGGCGGGAAGGGGCACAGGGCCGCAGGGTGCAGGCCCGCATGGGGAGCTGGGCTCCAAGGGCAGTCTCGGAGCTAGGGGAGGGGTGGCCAGGAGCAAAACCTGCCGAGATAAAGGCTGACGATCATCCGGAGGTGGCAGAGGACAGCGACCGCCGAGGAGAAAAGTGCGGCGGCGGCCGAGGTCTGGCCGGGCAGCCCCTCTGGGAACGGTGGCCAGCGGCCGCACACAGCACGGAACCCTCAGTCACGCTGCCGCTGCTGCTCCCAGAGAAGCACACCACACGTCCACACAGAAAGCCGCGTGTGACGTCGCAGCCGCTCTGCTCCTCGTGGCCGGAACCAGAGGGCCTTCAGCTCAGGCACAGTCCTACCCGGGAGCCCCGCTGGGCAAGAAGGCGCAGGGGCCCCGGGAGTCAGCTGTCCCCTCCCGGACAGGAGGgcagtggtggaggtggaggtgccAGGTTCGGGTGCTGCTTTGTGGAGACGGGCAGTCCTGCTCTGTGTCCTGGGGTAGCGGCGAAGTCACATGGAGCTGTGCACAGATGCATACGTCTGGGCTCGTGACCCCGGGAGCCCTCTTACCGTGTTGGCGACATCTCCTGAATTTTAAACTCTTTCAAACTAAAACTTGctgtttgaaaaacaaatgtaCAGAATGAAAGAGACTTGTGGATAGAAATTTACAAAAATCATAGGCGATATTAAAACAAGCTTTGCAAGTAAATTTGGAAACTGAGACAAAACGTTTTATTCCAAAATTGTGATGCACCCAAACTACTGGAACAAGTTAATATAAAACTTAAAGAAGCAAGGAGGGTCAGGGACAGCCCTGCCTCGCCAGTGGATggacagcatccctggccccctCGCCCCCCACAGCCAAGGCCACGCCTGTCAGAGAACAGGTAAATGTGCAGGAGAAGCATTGCTGGGCAGAATGTTCCGCTTTGGATAGAAGAGAGTGTGGAAGCCTCGCGTTGGTGTCCTTAGGTGTGAAGGTGTCTGGTGGCCCGCTGGGCAGGAGAGGAACCCAGGAGAGCAGGAGTAGCTCCTGGAAGTTACAGTGTGAGCAGAAAATGGAGGTTTTCACAGGAAGCTTGGAGAACAGTCCATGGAAGGCCAGAAGAAAGATGGAGGGGACGAGGACGAGGGAGAGGGGGCAGACCCCCCGGGGGGCCAAGCCCGGTGGGGTGGTGCAGCCCGGCCCCCGTGGAAGAGCCGCCCGGGACGAGCAGCCCCTCCCCATGCTGTGCAGCCGGGTGTGGCCACGTGACTCAGTCCAGCCGGCAGAGGTGGGGGGGGCTTCGGGTGCAGAGCTGCCCTCCCTGAACCTCCTGTCTGCAGGCCCTGGCTTGGGAGGAGATTCACCGTGGTTCCCCTGTCGCGTTTGGTCGGGGTTTCTGCCTCCTCACAGCTGGTTGGACGTTGGACGTTATCCAAGTGTCACAGAAGAAGAGAGAGTGGTGTGAGCACCACAGCGTGAGGAAATCTTCCGGAGCCGAGTAGGGGCTGCAGCTCTCCCACCACATACTGGGAGGAGCGCCGGGGCCCACAGACGCCCTACCTTTGGAGCTCTGGTTTCACcaaggccgggggtgggggccgAGCTCAGACCAGGCCCACACTGGGCACACTGAAGCTTGCAGGAAGAGGGTCTGCAGCCCGGGACTGCGGCTTCTCACGTGCTGACCCGCTGGGGGCCTTGCTCCTCAGCCGTCCTCTCAGGCAGCTCCTTGGAGAAAATCAGGCACCCACAGAGGGGGCGGCAGCCTCGGAAGAGGAAGGCCTGGGGTCCCTAAACGGTGGTTTGTCGAGAGGCCgggccagggtgggaggggcGCTGCCCGGGGAGCCGGCTCGGTCCCCAGGGGCTGCTGTGGGAAGGACTGCAGGCCTACGGGGAGAGCATCTTGAAGGGGCCAGTGGGGGCCTCGTCAGAGCAAAGAGCCAGTCCCAGGAGGGAGGCCAggtaagaaatgaaataaaaatccagaaaaaaatgcagaaacaggCTTTGTGGCTAGTAGTGGGGTGGCCGTCGGCAGGAGGGACAGAAACCCCAAAACAGCCCCTGCCCCAGGAGACCTGAGGACACTGGGAGTGGCAGAGGACTGGTGAGCCTGTGAGCCTTGGGGTTGCCCTCATGCCCCCACGTTCAGGTCCCCGGGCACGGCTGGCGTGGGCACCCACCCTCACCGAGTGTTAGAGGAGCCGTGCTCCCTGGTCAGGACAGAACCAGATGGGGCAGGTCTGCAGGCAGCCAGCGTGTACAGGGAAGGGGCCATCTGGTTACAAGGCAGTTGAAACAGTCTCGAGGCAACACAAAACTGGAAAGCAGGGGAGTGAGGGGTGGTGTTTGCAGCCCGTGTCTGGCCAGAGTGTTAACAGCTAAGACGTTCAGACTCCTCGATCACGAGGAAGGAGACATCCCAGCAGgaagtggttgggggaggggtgctcaGGCCAGAAGCAGGTGACACTGTCCCTGTTCCCAGGGACTCGGACTCCAGGTGCAGCCTGGCCGTCACTGCGAGAATGGGAGGCATGTGGGCTGCTGCTGGTTTGGGTGGCACTTTGGCGGTTCCGTCAGAGTCTGGAGCGTGaggtctccagcctgctgtccCTCCACGCTGAGCCGTTTGTCATTGAGAAACCCTGGAGCATCAGGGAGTGTCACCCCGGGCCCCTGGCTGCTTCACAGAACCCAGCTCCCGGAAGGATGCGGGAGAAGTCGCTGGAACTCCTGAGCGCAGCCATGCGTGTCCTGTGATGGCTGGAGGGGAGCCTCAGCTCCAGAATGCCGTTTCCTGGCCTTCCTTTGGGGTGGTGCCCTGTGAGTACTCCTCAGGCAGGCCCTGTTACCCTCTCTGGATCAGAGGACACCGACTCAGTCACTCACTGGTTTTGCAGCTGCTAGAGGACATTGGGGAGCTGCTGGggtggctcctgggaggtggATGCCATTTCCGGGGTGTCACAATCACTTTGCAGCCACGAGAGAGAACACGAACCAGCAAGGCTTGTGGACCTGGAGTCTGGACAGAGGATGGCGGCCctgcaggggcaggggctggtctCCGGGAGGTGTCCACTGGGAACACTTCATCTAGTGCCCTGAGGTTTGAGAGAGGACCAGGCACGAAAAAGATGATTTACCAAGAAATGCACATGGGCGGGTCACACCCAGAAATACAAGTTCAAGTGATGGATGCAGACAGCACGTGTCACCGGGAGCATTCTGAAGTTGGGAATGCCCAGGGCTGTGCGCTCAGAGCCGAGGGGAGGAGCACTGTGGACCAGAGCTGGAGAGGACCTGCAGTGACCCGCTTACTTCCCACCTCAGGGAAAGAAGCCAGCACTCGGGTTTTTACTGCAATGCGCCAGCTCCTCAGCTTTACAGACACTCGAGACAGTCACGGGCCATCTGTGTTGGACGTAACACAGGGCACCAGAGACGACGACGCCTTGAAGTGCTACGGACAGGCTGCCCCCGCACACACACCCATGCTGTGAAAGCTCCCTGTCCCGCCTGCCCAGCCCATCCTCTGCACGCGCATCTCAGCCGCGGCCTACGCATGTCCAGCTGCCCAGGCCGGAGACCTGGGTTCCCGTCCGGTGCCTCCTCGTCCCGATCTGCCTGTCCCCGAGCCTGGGGCTGCCCCTCCTGACCTGTGCGTCTTAATACACAGCTGTGCCTGCCCACAGTGGACGTCAGTAGATCTCTGCATGCAGCCCCTcacctgcccacctgcctggGGGCCCTCCTCACCAGCTGAGTCCCCCTGCCCCCGGGGCCCTCCCCGTGTGCGCTGCCCTAGCTCCGGTGACGTCTCCACTTCCTGTTCCCTCGCCCCACATGCTCATTAGCTTCTTTGCCCCTCATGGGCTCTCACTGCTGCTCTGCCGGCACACGCTGGCCCTTACCCCACCCACACCCCGTCCCGTCAAGACGCGAGGTCTTCCCGTGCGGCCTCAACGCCTTCCCAGGGCGGTTCTCAGGACGTGGGCAGTGGGACGTTCTTGCACCTGCTCAGCAGCTCCCCGGCTCCAGCAGCTGGGAATCCTGGTGTCTGCCGGGAAGGAGGTGACACATGGGCCTACGGTGCCCCATGCCTTTCTTGGAAAAGCCCTGGCCAGACTGGTGCTTGCGGAAGGGGGCCCCAGGCTCCCTCTGCCCCGCCGTTCTGCTATCTCTGCCTTGGTCCTTTCTGTTTGGTCCCCTAAGGCCGTGTCCTCCATGCCAGCCCCAAGGGAAACTGCACTCTGGGTGGCCATCCATACCAGGGCTGAGCCCAGGGCAGCTGGTCTCACTGCAGGCTGCAGTCTTGAGCCCTGCTTCCCACACTCCACACCCCTCCATCCCACTCACCACATCAGCTCTGGTCTATGCAGCTCACGTGTGGCCCCTTATGGTCCACAGCCTCCCTTGCCCAGGGCCCCGGGTCAGCACGCCCGTCGTTGGCCTCCCTGGTCAGCACAGGCAGCTCAGTCCAGAGGCTGCAAGGACAGCCGACTCGTCCACCACGGGTTCCCAGAGGCCTGTGCATTTCACTGAATTTGAGAGGTCATCGATTGTAACATCCCGTTAGGGAGGAACAAACTGCGTCCCCCAGCTACCTCGTGGATTACATGATGAGGTCGGATGGGGTGGGCCCAGCCCTTGAGCCCAGAAATTGGGTATCTGGGGCTCTGGCTGTGGCCAGAGCAAGTCGTGGCTCAGATCGCTGTGGCCCTGCGCTCACTGCTCTGGGGTGTAGGCCCCCGCCCTCCTGGACCTGCGCCATCGCCCCCTCCCCTGTATCCCGCAGAGCCAGGAGCTCCGCCCTTAGAAGCAAGTGTCGGTAGTGGGTGGGCTTAAGAGCCAGGCGCGGGGAGGTGCCCAGGAGCAGGGTGCGCCCCACTCGGGCCGGGCCGGCGCTGGCCGAGCTCCTGGCCTTCGCGGACCCCGGGGCTCCTCCAAGGGAGGGGGCGGGGTCAGCCCGTGCGCATGCGCAGGTAGCGGCTCCGCGTGGGGCGTGGTCCTGGGCAGGCCTCGCTGTGCTGCCCAAACTCGTGAGATGTTGGCTCAACTTGCCCATGGCTTCACCTGCAGCAGCTGCGCCTGGACACGCGGACACCGCGGGATAGGCGTCCAGGGCCGCCCGGAGCCCCGTGTGGGGGTGGTCCAGGGGCACAGAGGCAGCTCTCAGGCCGCCCTAGGGCCTGCGGCTGGCAAGGCCCCTCTCGCGGGCCGATCTCCGCACGCAAGGTCCACCCACGTAGACCCTCCTGGGGCCCCGCCAGACCTTGACACCCTTCAGGTGCCTGGGGTTGAGGGGGCTGTTGGGCAGCTGCCCAGATCGTGGCGCAGTGGGTAGTGCCCAGGGGCTGTGGCTGCTCCTCGCCCATCTGGGAGGAGTGCCCTTCCGCGTGGGACGCGCAGGGCTGCCCTGGAGGCCGCGCCTTCTGCGCACTGAGGGGCGGGTTCGGCATATCCACCCTCCACCTGTGTGTGGAGGGGGTCGTGCTGGGCAGAGCGTGCTCGCTGCCCCAGGAGCTCTGCCCCTGCCCGCGGCTCCCGGCATCGTGGCAGCATTACCGGCCCTCGGGCTGCACTTGTTTTGGCAGCAGTTTGTCTAGGTGCCTCCGTGACTCCCACCCCATTGGCAGGGGCTAGGGGTTACAGATGCTACTGGGCTTCCCAGCATTTTCCATCCATTGTGTCTGGTGCCCACCCACCTACGTCTTCTCTGCCCCTCCTTCGCTTCTGAGTTGATGGGCTGGGACCCTCGGTGTCCTCGACAAGTTTCTTGTCAGAGCAGTCACCCCCAGTCACTGCAAACCTTCCAAGCTGGGATCAGGCGGCTTTCCCCTGAGAGGGTCCACAGTGCAGTGCCCACAGGGAAGGAGGCTGCTTGGGAAGCTGCGGGAACTGGGGACTGACCCAGCCAGGGGCCAGGCTTGGAGGGGAAGCAGCGTCCGGGCTGGTTCTTGGGCAGCTGGAGTCTGGGAGCAGCAGGCCAGCATCTGGCTCTGCAGGCGTCCCACTGCCCAGTCCCCACTGTGCTCACCGTGCTCTGCTTTCCCTGCAGGTGCTGAACGAGGCCGTGGGGGCACTGATGTATCACACCATCACACTGACCAGGGAGGACCTGGAGAAGTTCAAGGCCCTTCGGATAATCGTCCGAATCGGTAGCGGTTTTGATAACATCGACATCAAGTCGGCTGGGGATTTAGGTAGGACAGTCCCGCGTTCCCTTTGCAACCTGTGTGCTGTTTCCTCTGTGCAACCTTGTCGTTTGTTTTGTCCGTTGATttccctggggaggggagagccctGCTGCAGCTCCTTGCCAGGTTGGAGGTGGCCTGGGGGCCGGCATCCCTGCGGCTGCAGCCTGAGGCCCACGCCAGCTCCCCTGGGGTGGTCACAGGGTTGCAGCTGCCATCCTCAGAAAGCTTGTCATGGGCAGCGCGCACCCATCTCTGCTTCTGGAGACCGAGGGGCCGGGGCGCCAGCCCAGGCGAGGGGTCCTCCGTCCCCATCCACGAGACATTGTGGGAAAGGACGTTGGTGTCGAGGCTCAGGACACACACGAGCGTGTGCATGCAGTGCATGCCTGCTGGTGCCTGCAGTCCCGCCCACATGCGTTCGTGCACACACGTGAGACTCGGTTCCTGAACCAGGGTGACTGTGCTACGTTGGGTTTGGCCTCCCACTTTCTCTGCTGCTCTGGTTtcgtctctccttttcttttcctgtgccAGTTACGGCTCTGCAGTAAAGTGAGGACACGTGGGCTCAGCCCCCCGTTGTAGACAGCAGCCTCTGATGTCCTTGCTTCTAGGCTGTATCTTCAAGGCCTGCAGGGTGAAAACGGTTTCACGTTGTCTGTCGCCACCCGTCCCAGGGTTCACTCTGCCCCCGTGCCAGCCCCTGGTGCCCACGGCGACACGCACAGCTGGGATCCCCCCACCCACACTGCCACCTGTCCCTGGGCAGTGCCCCCAGGAAGGCACCTGCAGTGTCTGGGGTTTCTTCCCGTTCCCAGGGCTGGTTCTCACTCCCTTGTGACTTCTCAGGCTCGGGATCCGTCTTTCCTCCGGGCCAGTCTGGGCTGTGCCACGTGGGCATCCTTGTCAAGGCCCCCCAGGACCTGGTTCACTGTCCCGTGGCAGTTTTGTTCCCAAACCTGACAGATGGTCCAGGTCTGATCTCGCCCAGTGTCCCCTACACCCGCCCTGGATGTACTTCTCCTGGTGAGCCGAGGTGCTTTGGGAAAGTGGTGCGAGGTCCGTCTGCCTGTCAGACAATGTCCAGGCACTGGGGTGGCCCAAGGGTCAACACAGCGCcgtcctggccgccaggtgccgCTGCCTCACTGGGGAGACAGCAGGTGCGGGGGACGAGCAGAtggtgggtggggggcagggccaggtccACGCCAGGCCGAGGCTCTAGGCGGCTCTACTGATGCAGCTGCTTGTGCTGAGGGGCCAGTAGGACGGGGccttgggggcaggaggggcggtGCCTGTGCAGTGGTGGCCTGGCTGTGACCCCTTCCTGGAAGGTCCCGTGGCAGGTGGTCTCCAGGCCCAGGGCCACAGCCTGTCACAGGTGAAGCACAGGACGGGCCCCAGTGACCACCCACATGtgtcctgtgtccccaggcatcGCTGTCTGCAACGTGCCGGCCGCGTCCGTGGAGGAGACTGCCGACTCCACCATGTGCCATATCCTCAACCTGTACCGCCGGACCACCTGGCTGCACCAGGCACTGCGGGAAGGCACGCGGGTCCAGAGTGTCGAGCAGATCCGGGAAGTGGCCTCCGGAGCCGCCAGGATCCGCGGAGAGACCTTGGGCATCATTGGACTAGGTGCGctgggggctctggggacagTGAGGCTGGGGCTTGGCCGTGCTGCTGGACGGCCCCCCACCTGGGGTGATCCCCTCCCCAGGACAGTTCCCCAGCCACAGCACAGCAGGGGTGAGACAGGGGGTGAGGTGTCTCTGCCTCGGAGGCTGTGcgggcccctcctgccccaggaacACCAGGTACAGGCCTCACGCACACGCAGGTGTCCAACAGATGCCCATGGGGTCATGCACACGCTCACACACCTGTCCTCCTGACAGCTGAGTGGACATGGCCTTCAGGTGAGGGCCTGCTCTGAGCCTTGCCTGGCTGGGGGGAGGTCTGCTCCGTCTTCCACCCACCCGATCACTCACTCTGCAGGCAGCTATCCTGGGGATGGAGCCACATTGGGGGCCCGTTGGGGCGGGTGGCACCCTGGGGGCAGTAGGAGGTGCTAGGAGGGAGAGGTGAGTGTGGAGGGCGGGGCTATCAGGGGTCGGTGGGGGGAGCTCCTGCACATGAGGCCACCCTGCACTGCCCAGCGTCTTTCTTGTTTGCTTCGGAGCCCGGCCAAACCCAGCCTGCCTGAGAACTGCCACCCTGTCCACCTGGGACTCCCCGGCATGCTGTTTCCTGAGGGTTCTCCCCCACTGACCGCCCTGTCGGCTGTCCACAGCAAAGGCAGCGCCTCGCGTAGCAATGGGGGAATTTCGGAGGCATTTTGGGTCATCTCAGTGACGGACGTGCCTGCATTAGTGCAGGGAATTGGGGTCACTGACGTCTGTGGGCCATGGGGGTGTCTCCCCAACACGAGTCACTGTCCTGCTGGACGTGTGCACACGGACGCCGCACTGGTCAGAGCCCCATAGCCCTGTGAGCACCGTGCACCCAGCACTTAGGCTCCAACTCCCCAGACGCATGGGAAGGTCTGAGGGCAAGGACGgcacctcccaccccagggcccccgCCCACACGGTTGAAGAAGTGAGCAGAGCGGGTGTGCCTGGCCAAGTGGATTTGGGGCTGAGTCATCTCTGTGGGTGGCTTTGGTCACGAGACTCAGTGGGGCCCAGTGTAGGGGTGACCACCCGGGAGGGCTGGGTGGTCCCCAAGTCTGCCTCTCATCCAGTGCCCGGCCCGGCTGCCCTGGGACCGTGGCTCCTGCTCGCGGCTCAGGCCCTTACCTCGCCCCCCGCCTCGCCCCCTGGTGACCCCGGAACCTGTGCTCTGGTTCCTCGCTGCCCGAGAGCAGAGCGTCCCTTCCGTGGCCACAGGGGCGGAGAGTGGAGAAGCACCTGCTACAGCTGTGGTCACCGCGGCGCTGCTCCACATTCAGATGCTACCCGCGGGCCCCGGAAAGGAAGGGGCCCCAAGGCAGCTGCAAAACATGCTGAAAGCGATTTGCGCTCTTCACCTACTTTCACAAAAGTGGAAACCTGCTTCGGGTTTTCTGGATTCTCGGAACGGGGCGCTGACGCAGGTGAAGGGGCGCGAGGTGACTGCGGGTGCCCGATCCTCGGCCCCTGAGGCTGGATGCCCTGGCAGGACCCAGGCCCCTGCTGCCCGGCCTCGCGGGCTGGCGCCCCTCCTGGGGGTCTCTGTGCCGGCGCACTTCCACCTTCGCTGAAGTCCGAGGCTCTGAGGGAGCGGGGCTCCATGAGGGGGTCCCTAAAGGAGCTGCCCTGCTGTGGCCAGGGCAGAGCGCCATCCCAGGGAAGGGCTCCGAACACCCCCTGACCCCTGGCCTTTGTGGGGGTCGAGGTCAGGGGGTTCAGCCTCCAGGGTGCAGGGACAAATCCTAacaccaccgcccccaccccactgccctctcctttcCGAAGCCCTGTCCTGCCCCCctcggccccccccccccgctcagCTTCTGGGAACCGGCGCCTTGGGGTCACCCTGGGCAGATGGAGAAGCCGGGGCGGGGAGGTGCACAGCGCATGGTGACGCCCCGTTCCCCCCCCAGGCCGCGTAGGGCAGGCAGTGGCTCTGCGGGCCAAGGCCTTTGGCTTCAGCGTGCTCTTCTATGACCCCTACCTGCCGGACGGCACAGAGCGGGCGCTGGGGCTGCAGCGCGTCAGCACCCTGCAGGACCTGCTCTTCCACAGCGACTGTGTGAGCCTGCACTGCGGCCTGAACGAGCACAACCACCACCTCGTCAACGACTTCACCGTCAAGCAGGTCTGCGCCCGCCCTCCCAGAGCGGGAGCCTGGGCCTTGGGGGGTGGCGGGGCCCCACCCGCTCTGGCCGGCGCCAGGCACACGCTGGGTGGCGGATGGGTCCTGACAGCTGCTCCTGTGGTGC
The Camelus bactrianus isolate YW-2024 breed Bactrian camel chromosome 2, ASM4877302v1, whole genome shotgun sequence genome window above contains:
- the CTBP1 gene encoding C-terminal-binding protein 1 isoform X5; protein product: MSGVRPPIMNGPLHPRPLVALLDGRDCTVEMPILKDVATVAFCDAQSTQEIHEKVLNEAVGALMYHTITLTREDLEKFKALRIIVRIGSGFDNIDIKSAGDLGIAVCNVPAASVEETADSTMCHILNLYRRTTWLHQALREGTRVQSVEQIREVASGAARIRGETLGIIGLERPFRGHRGGEWRSTCYSCGHRGAAPHSDATRGPRKGRGPKAAAKHAESDLRSSPTFTKVETCFGFSGFSERGADAGRVGQAVALRAKAFGFSVLFYDPYLPDGTERALGLQRVSTLQDLLFHSDCVSLHCGLNEHNHHLVNDFTVKQMRQGAFLVNTARGGLVDEKALAQALKEGRIRGAALDVHESEPFSFSQGPLKDAPNLICTPHAAWYSEQASIEMREEAAREIRRAITGRIPDSLKNCVNKDHLTAATHWASMDPAVVHPELNGAAYSRYPPGVVGVAPSGIPAAVEGLVPSAMSLSHGLPPVPHPPHAPSPGQTVKPEAERDHASDQL
- the CTBP1 gene encoding C-terminal-binding protein 1 isoform X1, whose product is MGSSHLLNKGLPLGVRPPIMNGPLHPRPLVALLDGRDCTVEMPILKDVATVAFCDAQSTQEIHEKVLNEAVGALMYHTITLTREDLEKFKALRIIVRIGSGFDNIDIKSAGDLGIAVCNVPAASVEETADSTMCHILNLYRRTTWLHQALREGTRVQSVEQIREVASGAARIRGETLGIIGLERPFRGHRGGEWRSTCYSCGHRGAAPHSDATRGPRKGRGPKAAAKHAESDLRSSPTFTKVETCFGFSGFSERGADAGRVGQAVALRAKAFGFSVLFYDPYLPDGTERALGLQRVSTLQDLLFHSDCVSLHCGLNEHNHHLVNDFTVKQMRQGAFLVNTARGGLVDEKALAQALKEGRIRGAALDVHESEPFSFSQGPLKDAPNLICTPHAAWYSEQASIEMREEAAREIRRAITGRIPDSLKNCVNKDHLTAATHWASMDPAVVHPELNGAAYSRYPPGVVGVAPSGIPAAVEGLVPSAMSLSHGLPPVPHPPHAPSPGQTVKPEAERDHASDQL
- the CTBP1 gene encoding C-terminal-binding protein 1 isoform X4, which produces MGSSHLLNKGLPLGVRPPIMNGPLHPRPLVALLDGRDCTVEMPILKDVATVAFCDAQSTQEIHEKVLNEAVGALMYHTITLTREDLEKFKALRIIVRIGSGFDNIDIKSAGDLGIAVCNVPAASVEETADSTMCHILNLYRRTTWLHQALREGTRVQSVEQIREVASGAARIRGETLGIIGLGRVGQAVALRAKAFGFSVLFYDPYLPDGTERALGLQRVSTLQDLLFHSDCVSLHCGLNEHNHHLVNDFTVKQMRQGAFLVNTARGGLVDEKALAQALKEGRIRGAALDVHESEPFSFSQGPLKDAPNLICTPHAAWYSEQASIEMREEAAREIRRAITGRIPDSLKNCVNKDHLTAATHWASMDPAVVHPELNGAAYRYPPGVVGVAPSGIPAAVEGLVPSAMSLSHGLPPVPHPPHAPSPGQTVKPEAERDHASDQL
- the CTBP1 gene encoding C-terminal-binding protein 1 isoform X2, producing the protein MGSSHLLNKGLPLGVRPPIMNGPLHPRPLVALLDGRDCTVEMPILKDVATVAFCDAQSTQEIHEKVLNEAVGALMYHTITLTREDLEKFKALRIIVRIGSGFDNIDIKSAGDLGIAVCNVPAASVEETADSTMCHILNLYRRTTWLHQALREGTRVQSVEQIREVASGAARIRGETLGIIGLERPFRGHRGGEWRSTCYSCGHRGAAPHSDATRGPRKGRGPKAAAKHAESDLRSSPTFTKVETCFGFSGFSERGADAGRVGQAVALRAKAFGFSVLFYDPYLPDGTERALGLQRVSTLQDLLFHSDCVSLHCGLNEHNHHLVNDFTVKQMRQGAFLVNTARGGLVDEKALAQALKEGRIRGAALDVHESEPFSFSQGPLKDAPNLICTPHAAWYSEQASIEMREEAAREIRRAITGRIPDSLKNCVNKDHLTAATHWASMDPAVVHPELNGAAYRYPPGVVGVAPSGIPAAVEGLVPSAMSLSHGLPPVPHPPHAPSPGQTVKPEAERDHASDQL
- the CTBP1 gene encoding C-terminal-binding protein 1 isoform X3, whose protein sequence is MGSSHLLNKGLPLGVRPPIMNGPLHPRPLVALLDGRDCTVEMPILKDVATVAFCDAQSTQEIHEKVLNEAVGALMYHTITLTREDLEKFKALRIIVRIGSGFDNIDIKSAGDLGIAVCNVPAASVEETADSTMCHILNLYRRTTWLHQALREGTRVQSVEQIREVASGAARIRGETLGIIGLGRVGQAVALRAKAFGFSVLFYDPYLPDGTERALGLQRVSTLQDLLFHSDCVSLHCGLNEHNHHLVNDFTVKQMRQGAFLVNTARGGLVDEKALAQALKEGRIRGAALDVHESEPFSFSQGPLKDAPNLICTPHAAWYSEQASIEMREEAAREIRRAITGRIPDSLKNCVNKDHLTAATHWASMDPAVVHPELNGAAYSRYPPGVVGVAPSGIPAAVEGLVPSAMSLSHGLPPVPHPPHAPSPGQTVKPEAERDHASDQL